CAATTTAAGCATTTTTGAAATTTTTTCAAAAAAAATATTTGCCGCAACCGATTGAAAAACAATAACTTATACCATCCTTTGCAATTGTCTCTTTTTTACCTATTCGGAAATACCTGAGTTCGATAAAAAAACATTTGGACGGTATGGATTATTTAATATTATTGCAGCCTTACGAATGAAGGCAGATTAAAGAGAATGTAATGAGCAAAAAGCAGTTATTTACTTTAGAGTTTCCGGTGAGATGTTCCCCAGCAATTCTTTTCGAATTTTTAGCCACTCCCGCAGGTTTACAGGAATGGTTTGCAGATAAAGTAGACGAATGGGAAGGTGTATATAGTTTTTCATGGAATGGCGGCACACCTGATAAAGCTGCTATTGTGGATCAAGAACAGGATAAGTTCATCCGTTTCCATTGGCTTCATTCTGAGAAGAATGAGTACTTCGAGTTCCGAATTGAAAAAACAGAAATATCCAACCAGACCATCCTGATCATCAAAGATTTTGCTGAGAAGAATGAAATCAAGGATCAGAGCCAGTTATGGGGCTATCAGGTGAAAGAATTATTTCACAGATTAGGTGCTTAATGCCCTAACACAGATAGCAAGCCAACAAAATTGTCTGTATAAAAATCATCTAATTCATCCCACTTTTCAAGTGGGATTTTTTTTGCGATCTTCAAAAAAGATCTTGATGCCTGTTCAGCCAACAACCGATCTGGATTTTCACATAACTGATAATGATCCTCATCTATTATATGTTGCCAAGGATCATCTCCAGTTGCATATAACCATCCCGATCCTTTTTCTTTTCGTAAAAAATCAATGATGGCGTATTGAAATCGCTCCTGATAGATTCCGGATACATGTAACGTGATACTGCAATATTGTCCCCACCAAAAAAAACAACGGATAGCACACACATCTTTTTTTCCGAATAAACGAGGATAATCCATCATGATCCATGGTAATCCGTGATAATTCTCCCCCCTGGCTATTTTGGGTGTCCACTGTAAAAATGCTTCCCCTTCCATTTTTCGTTCAACAACTTGCTGTCTGAATAGCTCACTCAGTTCACCAAAAAATGCTTCTGTTTTCTGTAGAATGCTTCTCTTTGTTAAAATAAAACGCTCATCGAGCAGTAACTGCCTTTCCTCTGATGAAAGTCTTAGATTTGCGGTTAACATTGTATGAAGATAAGTGAATAGTGAATAGTGAGTAATGAGTTAACTTTTAGCAATTATGCTTACTCATTACTCACTATTCACTACTCACTCTACTCGCCTCCCATGTTCAAAAAACTAGATATACTCATCATCCGTTCGTTCATCGGGCCCTTTTTGGCAGCCTTTGCTATTTCACTGTTTGTACTGACCATGCAATTCTTCTGGTTATACATCGATGATCTTGTGGGCAAGGGATTGGATTTTTTCACGGTAATGAAACTGGTAGGATTGGTTATGTTGTTCTGGGTACCTATGGCTTTGCCATTGGCATTACTTTTCTCATCGATCATGACTTTTGGAAACCTGGGAGAATCATTCGAGCTTGTTGCGATCAAAGCTTCCGGTATTCCGCTCCTTCGTTTCATGCGCCCACTTTTTTTTATTACGATCTTATTGAGTGGACTCGCATTTTTATTTTCAAACAATATCATTCCTGTTACACAATTAAAACTGGCTGCTTTAAAGTATGATATCATCGTATCAAAACCGGCTATAGATATTAAAGAAGGTGTATTTTATGATAAGCTGGATGGCTATGTGATCAAACTAGGAAAAAAAGAGAAGAATGATAGCGTGATCCACGATATCGTTTTATTTGAAAAAAATTATGGATTACAGGATAACATGCTGATGGCAGAAAGCGGTATCATGCGTGTAACACCGGATAAGAAATTCCTGGAGTTCATCCTGAAAAATGGTTGGCGCTTTGAAGAACGTGGTACAAGAGGCACTGCCAATACAGAGTTTATCCGACTCGGATTCAAAGAGTATAAAAAGATATTCGACCTCTCAAGTTTTCAGATGAACAAAACAGGTGATAGCGCATTCTATGATCCGAAGATGCTAAGTTTACGGCAACTCAATCATGCCATTGACTCACTGGAGAATATTGATACCTTTTATCTAAAGAGATCAAGAGCTGATATTACGCCGTATGTAAGATTTGCCCGGTATGCAGCTGATACAGGATGGATCAAAACTGATACACTAAAAATCAAAACAGCTAAATCTTTCG
Above is a genomic segment from Sediminibacterium sp. KACHI17 containing:
- a CDS encoding START-like domain-containing protein, translated to MSKKQLFTLEFPVRCSPAILFEFLATPAGLQEWFADKVDEWEGVYSFSWNGGTPDKAAIVDQEQDKFIRFHWLHSEKNEYFEFRIEKTEISNQTILIIKDFAEKNEIKDQSQLWGYQVKELFHRLGA
- a CDS encoding LptF/LptG family permease; translation: MFKKLDILIIRSFIGPFLAAFAISLFVLTMQFFWLYIDDLVGKGLDFFTVMKLVGLVMLFWVPMALPLALLFSSIMTFGNLGESFELVAIKASGIPLLRFMRPLFFITILLSGLAFLFSNNIIPVTQLKLAALKYDIIVSKPAIDIKEGVFYDKLDGYVIKLGKKEKNDSVIHDIVLFEKNYGLQDNMLMAESGIMRVTPDKKFLEFILKNGWRFEERGTRGTANTEFIRLGFKEYKKIFDLSSFQMNKTGDSAFYDPKMLSLRQLNHAIDSLENIDTFYLKRSRADITPYVRFARYAADTGWIKTDTLKIKTAKSFDALLPDSLRDVIIDASVGQISSIKSNVGLLASDYTEKYKSLRFHEIEWHRKFTLSVACIVLFLIGAPLGSIIRKGGLGTPLVFAIIFFVLFHLFNTFGEKFVKSGQASPLQGMWLSTLVLIPIGAFLTYKAMRDSQLFNQEFYYRTFTRLRKIWNNFRKNQGSKNKEQESMIS